CCGGCTGGTCACGGTTGCCATGGGGTCTCCACGTCAGGAGATACTGATGCAGGCCTGTAAGGCTGTTTATCCCGATGCGCTGTATATGGGAGTGGGGGGAACTTACGACGTGTTCACCGGGCAGGTGAAGAGAGCGCCCAAAATTTGGCAAAATATGGGGCTGGAATGGCTCTATCGCCTGATTTTGCAGCCTTCACGCCTTAAACGTCAGTTTAGTTTGCTGAAATATCTCAACTATCACTGGCGTGGAGACCTTTGAACAGCGGTATATTTGCTCATTCACGTGCGTGTACGCTCTGTTTTTGCAGTAAAATGCACAAAAAGCGCTGCGACTTTAGACGGAATGCACAAAGCGTAAGCAAACGCGTTTTTTTTGTGAAAAAAGCACTGGACAGGTAGGGCTCTCGCCCGTAGTATGCACATCCGCAACGGCGCTACGCGCCCGTAGCTCAGCTGGATAGAGCGCTGCCCTCCGGAGGCAGAGGTCTCAGGTTCGAATCCTGTCGGGCGCGCCATTAACTTTGTGCGCAAGAGCTGCGGTGGTAACATTTACCGCGTTAGTAAGAAGTAAAGTTGTTCTGGTAGTAGGTGTGGTGGCTATAGCTCAGTTGGTAGAGCCCTGGATTGTGATTCCAGTTGTCGTGGGTTCGAGTCCCATTAGCCACCCCAGATTTTGTAGTATGCGAAGGTGGCGGAATTGGTAGACGCGCTAGCTTCAGGTGTTAGTGTCTTAACGGACGTGAGGGTTCAAGTCCCTCTCTTCGCACCACAAAATCGACAGCAGTAAATGCAGTTTTCGGCGAGTAGCGCAGCTTGGTAGCGCAACTGGTTTGGGACCAGTGGGTCGGAGGTTCGAATCCTCTCTCGCCGACCAATTTTAAAAACCTGCTATTGCGGGTTTTTTGCTAAAACCTTCGGGTTTAGTATAAAAAAGAAAAGTAGTGGCAATAAAGAAGTATTCGGCGAGTAGCGCAGCTTGGTAGCGCAACTGGTTTGGGACCAGTGGGTCGGAGGTTCGAATCCTCTCTCGCCGACCAATTTAGAAACCTGCTTGAAAAAGCAGGTTTTTTTTCGTCCGTAGCTAACAGGATGAGAACCTCCGAAGGAGGTTTGAGCCGAGCGAAGCGAGAGCACATCTTTAAGCCAGAAACGAATAAAGGCGGGGTGGTCAATCCCCCGCCTTTAATCAAGTTCCTTCAGTCCTCACGGGCATCCGGTCAGCTGCTTGATGGCAACGATAATCTGCAATGTAACGAGGATAATCTCCAGCGCTACAAGGATAGTAGCCGGGCTTATCACTTGGGCAATCTCCTTTCAAAGAGAGCGCCACACGCCGGTTATGCCTTTGGGCTTCCCTCCCGGTGCGTATCCTGTTGACAGACACAAGCAGCACTCTTTTGAGTGGAGGCAGACCAGGCAGCACCACCTGTTTCCGGTCGGGAAAACTCGAAACGGCTGCATTCAGTCACCTGAAAAGTGCCACTCTGAGTATCTGTCAGCCTGCTGATTATATGCACGGGATCATGATACAGACAAATCAAGTTTGGTTGACGCTACAACGAAAAGTGCTAGACTCTACCCTTGTTGACAGATACAAGCAGCATTGTTCCTGAAAGCGACTACCCATCGCCCTGGAACAAAAAATAACCGGCTCATAAGGCCGGTTTTTTTATGCCTGTTTAAGATTTTCGGCACCCGAGCCTCCAGTTTAACAAGGTGGACAGGTCATAATAGCGAGATTGCATTCGCTATCAATAAGTCGTTGGCACGCGCTGTCGCTATTAGAAGACGTATAATCCTCTGTATTATCACCTTTTTTCTAAATATTCTGCAAGTTGTCTTTCGCTGGCGACGTTTACGCCACCGTTCCGTTTGCGTCTGGCTTCTGTCCAGTTAACTCATGGCGTACATTATAAAAAAATCATATTAAAATCAGTAAGATATAAATTTATTTCTGGTATCATTCCCATTTTGGCATGCAGTGTGCAAGAATAGTCGCGTAGATGCTCATTCCACCTCTTATGTTTGCGCAAGCTTCATAAACCTGGGAATGATGCAGAGCCATTTACGGTACCTGTTGCCCAACCCGCCAATATCGTTCAGGCCTTATTGGATCTCGGGCACACCGTTGAGTCGGGTACCAATCGGTTGTCTTACCGACCTGATATTTATACCTGCCGACCGGCAGGTTTTTTTTTTATCACCACCTTATCGTCGGCCGTGTTACAGGCATAAAAAAGCCGGGCTGTGTGCCCGGCTGGTTATATCTGGATGATTCAGGGATTGTTTTTTAGCGTCAGCATCAGGCCGTCACGACGCATGGTTGCGGCCTCCTCCGTCTTATGCTGGCGGTCGAGCGTATCGGCCAGCCACGCATAATCGAAGGCATCCGGGCGCTGTTGCAGTGCGGCCCTGAAAGCTTCACTTGCCTGCTCCCACTCGCCGTGTTTCATCAGCAGCTGACCCAGCGTACTATGTAGCAACGGTGTGGCACCGTGTTGCTTAATCTGCTGGCGCAGCATTTTTTCCAGCTGTTCCGGGTTACCGGTTTTCAGACGCGGCATCAGCAGCACCAGACGCTCATCATAATGACGTTTCAGACCTTCCAGCACAATTTTCTGCGCGGTATCGTGATCGTCACAGACGATAAGATGATCTGCCATTGCCACCTGTAGCGTTGTCTCATGGCGCGTTTTGCGGCTTTGATTTTGCCACCAGCGTTTCAGACCCTCGCTGCCCTGGTCGGCCATCGCCTGGCTCATCAGGCCAAGCCAGCACTGCTGTTGCAGTTCAAGCCTGTGTGCTGCATCACCTAACTGAATTTTCTCCATAGCGGGCAGAACATTCAGCAGCGCGCCCCAGGCTTGAGTGCGTATATAAGCCTGTTCCGCCAGCCGCAGCACTTCAGGATGACGCGGTGCGATCTCCAGCAGGCGGTCAATACCGTGGCGTGCCGCATGATCTTCATTACGTGCCAGCTGAATGCGCACGCGGGTGATCTCCACCGGCAGCGGGTCACCGTCATTGAGTTCGCTGGCGCGTTCCATATGCTGATTGGCGCGCTTCTCGTCACCGCGCTGCTGGGCAGCTTCAGCCGCCAGCAGGTAGTTGACCATAGGCTGTTCGGCATGGTCTGCGTGATGAGACAGCAGTTTCTCAACCTGCTTGTAATCGCCTTCCGCGAGCTTTATCAGCGCGGCGTTAGTCTGCTTACGTGCACTGCGTCTTTTGCGGCCGGTAAACCAGCCACGGGTCCGGGCACCGGTACGAAGCATCCGGCGCAGCAGCCACTCAACCGACAAAATGACGACCAGGGATAATAGCAGGATGATGACCAGACCTGTGACGCTGGTTTCGATATTCCAGTTATCGGTCTGGATCAGCACGTAGCCCTGGTGGCCGGCAATGATTGGCCCTACGACCACACCAGCAATCAACAGCAGGAATAACAGCAGAACTTTTAACATAATTATTCTCCCTGTTTCGGCTGCGGAGCCGCTGCAGCGGAAGGCTGTGCAAGGAGATTGCGCACGCGAGTCTGCATCAGTTTATCGATAACGGGCTGGCTGAGTAATGTTTCCGGCACATCCATTGAGATACTCTGTTCGCTCAAGTCATCCAGCTGGCTAAGATAAGCTTTGGTGTTCGCGTCGCTGGTATCGTACCAGGCACGTATCCACGCGGAAACGGTGTCGATCGACTGTTTGTAAATTTCGTCCTGATGACGAGGAACGGCCTGGGCCGCAATCAGCAGGCGTGAACGGATGTTCTCGCGCAGGTAAACGTCCTGATTCGGCGCCAGCAGAGGTTCCGCCGTGGCATCGCGGCGGCGGATGGTGATGAAGTCATCCATAAAGTTATGCCAGCTTTTTACCAGATTTTGCCGCCACTCACGCAGTGAGGAGGAGAGGGCACCGCTGTCGGCATCCATCGGCTCGTCGTCGCTGGTGTTATCAGCAAGACGCAGATTATCGATGCCGTTAGATAGCTGATTCAGCTTAAGAATGACGCCGTCATAGTCAACCTGGCTTAGCGCGGAAAGCGTGCTGATATCCTGGGCAAGCGCACGGCGTGCGCCGATAAGGCTGGGATCGTTCATATCCGCCAGGCTGGCATCTGCGCTTTTCAGCAGGGCGGCGGCGCTGGTGACATCGCGATCGTTCCACAGTTTGCGTCCGGCCATTTTTACCAGATAGTCCGCCTGGGCCAACATCCAGGTTTGGGCATCGCTGCCTGAAATGGTGGCCACTTTTTGCTTCAGCTCGTCCAGCTGCTGGTTCAGTACGGCCTGCTGCTGGCGCGCGGTGTCCAGCGCGCCGGTTTGCGCCGTCAGCTTCTCAACCAGAGATTGCTTATCGTTCGCGGACTGCTTCTGTAGCCCGGAAAGCTGTGCCGCCAGGCTTTGATTGGTCTCGGCCTGAAGTTGCGCCTGATGTTTTCCATACATATAGAGACCCGCACCTACCGCCAGAGCGATAGCAATAGCGACTGCACCGAGCACGGTTCCGCTACGCCCACCTTGTGACGGCTGCTGAGGTTCAGCAGCTGAGGTTTCAACCGCTGGGGTGGTCTCTTCAACCATGGCGGAGGAATCTTTGTGTTCCGTCATAATGGCTCATCCCATTTTTAAGTGACAAAGTCTTAATCTTTCGCATTGCAGGCGTAGTGACTGCCTTCCTGTTACGCGAAGTCTTTAAGGATATAATTATATCGCACGCAATAGTGCATCATTATCCGCACCGTCGGCGACATCAATGTTCGCCCATCCGAGTTTTCGCGCCAGAGTGGCCAGGCGCTCACTGACGATCACCAGTCGACAGTGCAACAGCCATTCATCACGATCGATATCGGTGAAAAGCGAGTAGAGCTGCTGCAACATTTCACCGCTGGTCACCACCAGCGTGTCGATGCCCTGGTTGCGCCAGCGTCGGCCCTCTTCTGCGCCGTGATAGTGCTTGTTGCAGCGTTGATAACACTCAATAAATTCTACTTTAGCGCCGCGATTAAGCAGTGTTTCCGCCAATAATTCACGCCCCCCGTTGCCGCGCAGAATCAACGCACGTTTACCCGTTACGACTTGCAAATCGGGCAGCTGGATCAGTATTTCACTGGTTTCCTGCTCGTGTGGCCACGAAACCTGACGCCCGCTGGCCGCATGAAATGCCAGTGCGGTACTGCGCCCTATTGCATAATAGTTCAGGCTGGCGGGCCATGTTGACTCTAAACGGTTAAATGTGGGTTGAGCATAGTGGATGACGTGTTGCGACAGAATAAAAACCAGGTCTCCTGCCTCCAGCGCCTCAAGGCGATCGGGCAGTCTGTCCAGCTGGGTTCCTGGGGTAAATTCTATCAGCGGGAACGACCAGGCAACTCTCCCCTGAAGACGCAGACGGCTAACCAGCTCATCTGCTGCCGGCGCAGGGCGAGTGACCAGAATGCTCATGCCGGTGGGTTCCCCTGATATACCGCCGCGAGAATATCGCGCGCGCCATTCTCCAGGAGTTCTTCAGCCAGTGAGATGCCCATTTTTTCGGCATCCGCTCGCGGGCCGCGGCGTTCGCCACGTACCATCTCGTTGCCATCCGGTGAGCCAACCAGCCCGCGAAGCCACAGCTGGTCGTCTTCCAGCAGCGCATAACTGCCAATCGGCACCTGGCAACCGCCTTCCAGCCGGGTATTCATGGCCCGTTCGGCGCTCACCCGGCATGCGGTCTCACTATGGTTTAACGCAGCGAGCAAAGCGATAGTCTGTATATCGTCGAGGCGGCATTCAATACCGACCGCGCCCTGGCCAACGGCAGGCAGCGACTCTTCAGCGGGCATCACCTGACGGATACGATCGCCCAGGCCCAGTCGTTTCAATCCGGCAACGGCCAGAATAATGGCGTCATATTCTCCCGCATCCAGTTTCCCGAGGCGAGTGCCGACGTTACCACGCAGTGAACGGATCACCAGGTCTGGGCGGCGGGCGCTGAGCTGGCACTGCCGGCGCAGGCTGGATGTGCCGACAATGGCACCCTGGGGCAATGAGTCCACCGATGTATAATGATGTGACACAAACGCGTCATGGGGGTCTTCGCGCTCACAGATAGCCACTAACCCCAGCCCTGGCGGAAAGGCAACCGGCACATCTTTCATTGAGTGTACGGCAATATCCGCGCTGCCTGACAGCATGGCCTGCTCCAGTTCTTTCACGAATAACCCCTTACCTCCCACCTTCGCCAGCGGGGTATCGAGGATCACATCTCCACGCGTCACCATCGGCAGCAGCTCTACGCGCAGCCCCGGATGACAGGCGATTAAACGTCGTTGTACATACTCCGCCTGCCATAAGGCAAGAGGACTTCTCCTGGTGGCAATTCTTAAAATTTTGTCTGACATGCTTGATACCGTTTTGATCGTTCACTGATTATCCTATCATTGAACCGGGAAGGCTGTCAGTTAAACGGCGGTGAAGGGTGGTATTACGGTAGTTTGACAGTAAAATGTGCTAGACTAGCAGGTAGCGCAAATTTCTTTATGGTCAATCTGGCGGGTGTTAGATTGGTCACGTTTCCAGCCATAATGTGTACCCTTATATTTTTAAAGCAAACGGCAGATTTCGGAAACCGAACTTTTTTATACCCTTGTCGGTCATCAACGGGGTATAGGCACTGGGATAATCAGGTGAAACGTCTTGTACCTCTACATAGAGACACTGAAACAGAGACTGGATGCCATCAATCAGCTGCGCGTTGACCGCGCTCTGGCTGCGATGGGGCCTGAATTCCAACAGGTTTACAGTCTTCTGCCAACCTTATTACATTATCACCATCCACTGATGCCAGGTTACCTGGAAGGTAACGTCCCACATGGCATCAGCTTTTACACGCCCGATGAAAGTCAACTCACCTATCTGCGCGCGCTGGAAGGAAAATCCGGCTCCGATGTCGCTACGCCTCCGCATGGCGAAATGCCTGTTACCGGGGTGTATTCAATGGGCAGCACCTCTTCCGTTGGGCAGAACGCCACCTCCGATCTGGATATCTGGGTCTGCCACCAGTCATGGCTGGATAATGACGAACGCCTCAGCCTGCAGAAGAAATGTATTCTGCTGCAAAACTGGTGTAAGGAAATGGGCGTTGAGGTCAGTTTCTTCCTGATCGATGAAAATCGCTTCCGTCATAATGAAAGTGGCAGCCTCGGTGGCGAGGATTGCGGTTCAACCCAACATATTCTGCTGCTTGACGAATTTTACCGCACGGCCGTCCGCATGGCGGGTAAACGCATCCTGTGGAATATGGTGCCGCGTGAGGAAGAAGATCAGTACGACGACTATGTTATGTCGCTGTACCAACGCGGGGTGTTGACGCCCAACGAATGGCTGGATCTTGGCGGGCTGGGTACGCTATCGGCAGAAGAGTATTTTGGTGCCAGCCTGTGGCAGCTGTATAAAAGTATCGACTCGCCGTATAAAGCCGTGCTGAAAACCCTGCTGCTTGAAGCTTACTCTTGGGAATACCCGGATACGCGCCTGCTGGCGATGGACATTAAACAGCGCCTGCACGACGGAGAGATTGTTTCTTACGGCCTTGATCCCTATTGCATGATGCTTGAGCGCGTTACCCGGTATCTCACCGGCATTAACGATCATGCCCGCCTCGATCTGGTACGCCGCTGCTTCTACCTGAAGGTGTGTGAGAAGCTGTCGCTGGCATCAGAGAACGGTGGCTGGCGGCGTGAAATCCTCAGCCAGCTGGTGCGGGAATGGGGCTGGGATAAGCAGCGACTGGCCATGCTCGACAGCCGTGCGGACTGGAAAATCGCGCAGGTACGTGAAGCGCACAATGAGCTGCTGGACGCGATGATGCAGAGCTACCGCAACCTGATCCGCTTTGCACGGCGTAATAATTTGAGCGTGAGCGCCAGCCCGCAGGATATTGGCGTACTGACGCGCAAACTCTACGCCGCGTTTGAAGCGTTACCGGGCAAAGTGACGCTGCTTAATCCGCAGATATCGCCCGATCTCTCCGAGCCGCATCTGACGTTTATCCATGTGCCCAATGGCCGCGCAAACCGGGCGGGCTGGTATCTGTATAATCAGGCACCGGATATGGATTCGATTATCAGCCATCAGCCACTTGAATATAACCGCTACCTGAATAAGCTGGTGGCATGGGCGTGGTTTAACGGTTTACTGACCCGCAAAACGCACCTGCATATCAAAGGTAACGAGAGCTTTGAGCTGTCTCGCCTGCAGGAGCTGGTGGCGGATGTGACGCACCATTTCCCCGTCAGGCTACCGACGCCCACGCCGAAAGCGCTTTACAGCCCGTGTGAAATTCGCCATCTGGCCATTATCATTAATTTGGAAGCCGATCCGACGGCAGCCTTCCGCAACCAGGTGGTACATTTTGATTTCCGCAAGCTGGACATTTTCAGTTTTGGTCAGCAACAGCAGTGTCTGGTAGGCAGCGTTGACCTGCTCTATCGCAATTCGTGGAATGAGGTGCGTACTCTGCATTTCAGCGGCGAGCAGTCGATGATTGAAGCGCTGAAAACGATCCTGGGCAAAATGCATCAGGATGCCTCGCCGCCGGATTCAGTCGACGTGTTTTGCTACAGTCAGCATTTACGTGGGCTCATCCGCACCCGCGTACAGCAGCTGATATCTGAATGTATTGAGCTGCGTCTTTCGAGCACGCGGCAGGAGCCGGGCCGTTTTAAAGCGTTGCGCGTGGCCGGTCAAACCTGGGGGCTGTTCTTCGAGCGTCTTAGCGTTTCGGTGCAAAAGCTGGAGAACGCGGTGGAGTTCTACGGGGCAATCTCAAATAACAAACTGCACGGCCTGTCGCTCAAGGTTGAAAGCGACCAGACCCGGCTGCCAACGGTGGTCAATGGCTATGCCAGTGAAGGAATTATCCAGTTTTTCTTTGAAGATACCCGTGACGATCACGGTTTTAATATCTATATCCTCGATGAAACAAACCGCGTTGAGATCTATCATCATTGTGAGGGCAGTAAAGAGGAGCTGGTGCGCGACGTCAGCCGCTTTTACTCGTCTTCTCACGACCGCTTTACCTATGGGTCAAGCTTTATCAATTTCAACCTGCCGCAGTTCTATCAGATTGTGCAGGTCGGTGACCGCAGTCAGGTGATCCCTTTTCGCAGCCAGGTGATGACGCCGCCGAGCGCCAACTCGCCGGATGCGGCTGCGGGTGAAGACGGCGATCGTTGCTACCAGATGCATTAACATCAGTATTTTCCGCTGGGCCAGATTCGCTTTTCCTGTTGCTTTTCGGACTTCAACTGCGATGATAGGCGGCATATAAAGATTGAAGATGAGCAGAATGAGAATGAAAAAACGAATTTGCCAGCTGGCTTTGGTAATCACCGCCGCCAGCCTGACGGGATGTGGTCTGAAGGGGCCGCTTTATTTTCCAAATCATGAGCAGGACAGGCCGAAAACCACTCATACAGCCCCATCGACCCAATCCGGCAGCAATGCACAACCGTCTGCCACTGTGAAAGAGCAGAGTGCGCAACCGACTCAGTAAACTATGACGCACTCGGCGGAGCAGAAAATGCAGTTCTCGAAAATGCACGGTCTCGGCAACGACTTCATGGTGGTTGATGCCGTCACGCAAAATGTCTATT
This DNA window, taken from Erwinia tasmaniensis Et1/99, encodes the following:
- the hemY gene encoding protoheme IX biogenesis protein HemY — translated: MLKVLLLFLLLIAGVVVGPIIAGHQGYVLIQTDNWNIETSVTGLVIILLLSLVVILSVEWLLRRMLRTGARTRGWFTGRKRRSARKQTNAALIKLAEGDYKQVEKLLSHHADHAEQPMVNYLLAAEAAQQRGDEKRANQHMERASELNDGDPLPVEITRVRIQLARNEDHAARHGIDRLLEIAPRHPEVLRLAEQAYIRTQAWGALLNVLPAMEKIQLGDAAHRLELQQQCWLGLMSQAMADQGSEGLKRWWQNQSRKTRHETTLQVAMADHLIVCDDHDTAQKIVLEGLKRHYDERLVLLMPRLKTGNPEQLEKMLRQQIKQHGATPLLHSTLGQLLMKHGEWEQASEAFRAALQQRPDAFDYAWLADTLDRQHKTEEAATMRRDGLMLTLKNNP
- the hemX gene encoding uroporphyrinogen-III C-methyltransferase, which gives rise to MTEHKDSSAMVEETTPAVETSAAEPQQPSQGGRSGTVLGAVAIAIALAVGAGLYMYGKHQAQLQAETNQSLAAQLSGLQKQSANDKQSLVEKLTAQTGALDTARQQQAVLNQQLDELKQKVATISGSDAQTWMLAQADYLVKMAGRKLWNDRDVTSAAALLKSADASLADMNDPSLIGARRALAQDISTLSALSQVDYDGVILKLNQLSNGIDNLRLADNTSDDEPMDADSGALSSSLREWRQNLVKSWHNFMDDFITIRRRDATAEPLLAPNQDVYLRENIRSRLLIAAQAVPRHQDEIYKQSIDTVSAWIRAWYDTSDANTKAYLSQLDDLSEQSISMDVPETLLSQPVIDKLMQTRVRNLLAQPSAAAAPQPKQGE
- the hemD gene encoding uroporphyrinogen-III synthase, encoding MSILVTRPAPAADELVSRLRLQGRVAWSFPLIEFTPGTQLDRLPDRLEALEAGDLVFILSQHVIHYAQPTFNRLESTWPASLNYYAIGRSTALAFHAASGRQVSWPHEQETSEILIQLPDLQVVTGKRALILRGNGGRELLAETLLNRGAKVEFIECYQRCNKHYHGAEEGRRWRNQGIDTLVVTSGEMLQQLYSLFTDIDRDEWLLHCRLVIVSERLATLARKLGWANIDVADGADNDALLRAI
- the hemC gene encoding hydroxymethylbilane synthase encodes the protein MSDKILRIATRRSPLALWQAEYVQRRLIACHPGLRVELLPMVTRGDVILDTPLAKVGGKGLFVKELEQAMLSGSADIAVHSMKDVPVAFPPGLGLVAICEREDPHDAFVSHHYTSVDSLPQGAIVGTSSLRRQCQLSARRPDLVIRSLRGNVGTRLGKLDAGEYDAIILAVAGLKRLGLGDRIRQVMPAEESLPAVGQGAVGIECRLDDIQTIALLAALNHSETACRVSAERAMNTRLEGGCQVPIGSYALLEDDQLWLRGLVGSPDGNEMVRGERRGPRADAEKMGISLAEELLENGARDILAAVYQGNPPA
- a CDS encoding class I adenylate cyclase, which gives rise to MYLYIETLKQRLDAINQLRVDRALAAMGPEFQQVYSLLPTLLHYHHPLMPGYLEGNVPHGISFYTPDESQLTYLRALEGKSGSDVATPPHGEMPVTGVYSMGSTSSVGQNATSDLDIWVCHQSWLDNDERLSLQKKCILLQNWCKEMGVEVSFFLIDENRFRHNESGSLGGEDCGSTQHILLLDEFYRTAVRMAGKRILWNMVPREEEDQYDDYVMSLYQRGVLTPNEWLDLGGLGTLSAEEYFGASLWQLYKSIDSPYKAVLKTLLLEAYSWEYPDTRLLAMDIKQRLHDGEIVSYGLDPYCMMLERVTRYLTGINDHARLDLVRRCFYLKVCEKLSLASENGGWRREILSQLVREWGWDKQRLAMLDSRADWKIAQVREAHNELLDAMMQSYRNLIRFARRNNLSVSASPQDIGVLTRKLYAAFEALPGKVTLLNPQISPDLSEPHLTFIHVPNGRANRAGWYLYNQAPDMDSIISHQPLEYNRYLNKLVAWAWFNGLLTRKTHLHIKGNESFELSRLQELVADVTHHFPVRLPTPTPKALYSPCEIRHLAIIINLEADPTAAFRNQVVHFDFRKLDIFSFGQQQQCLVGSVDLLYRNSWNEVRTLHFSGEQSMIEALKTILGKMHQDASPPDSVDVFCYSQHLRGLIRTRVQQLISECIELRLSSTRQEPGRFKALRVAGQTWGLFFERLSVSVQKLENAVEFYGAISNNKLHGLSLKVESDQTRLPTVVNGYASEGIIQFFFEDTRDDHGFNIYILDETNRVEIYHHCEGSKEELVRDVSRFYSSSHDRFTYGSSFINFNLPQFYQIVQVGDRSQVIPFRSQVMTPPSANSPDAAAGEDGDRCYQMH
- the lptM gene encoding LPS translocon maturation chaperone LptM gives rise to the protein MKKRICQLALVITAASLTGCGLKGPLYFPNHEQDRPKTTHTAPSTQSGSNAQPSATVKEQSAQPTQ